A region from the Triticum aestivum cultivar Chinese Spring chromosome 3D, IWGSC CS RefSeq v2.1, whole genome shotgun sequence genome encodes:
- the LOC123080619 gene encoding probable glycerol-3-phosphate dehydrogenase [NAD(+)] 1, cytosolic: MVGSVHVNGAVNGANGTEERLDELRRLLGKSDGDLLKIVSIGAGAWGSVFAALLQDAYGHFREKVQIRVWRRQGRAVDRSTAEHLFDVINSREDVLRRLIRRCAYLKYVEARLGDRTLYADEILRDGFCLNMVDTPLCPLKVVTNLQEAVWDADIVVNGLPSTETREVFEELSKYWKERISVPVIISLAKGIEASLDPIPRIITPTQMISSAAGVPTENILYLGGPNIASEIYNKEYANARICGSTKWRKTLAKFLRQPHFIVWDNSDIVTHEVMGGLKNVYAIGAGMVAALTNESATSKSVYFAHCTSEMIFITHLLTEQPEKLAGPLLADTYVTLLKGRNAWYGQMLAKGELRLDMGDSIKGKGMIQGISAVGAFFELLSQPSLSVLHPEENKQVAPAELCPILKRLYRILIKRELPVGDILQALRDETMNDPRERIEMAQSHTFYRPSLLGKP, from the exons ATGGTCGGGAGCGTGCACGTCAACGGAGCGGTGAACGGCGCCAACGGCACCGAGGAGCGGCTGGACGAGCTGCGCCGGCTGCTCGGCAAGTCCGACGGCGACCTGCTCAAGATCGTCAGCATCGGCGCCGGCGCCTGGGGCAGCGTCTTCGCCGCTCTGCTGCAGGATGCCTACGGCCACTTCAGGGAGAAGGTGCAGATACGGGTGTGGCGCCGGCAGGGGCGGGCGGTGGACCGGTCCACCGCCGAGCATCTGTTCGACGTGATCAACTCGAGGGAGGACGTGCTGAGGCGTCTCATCCGCCGCTGCGCCTACCTCAAGTACGTCGAGGCGCGGCTGGGAGACCGGACCTTGTACGCCGATGAGATCTTGAGGGATGGGTTCTGTTTGAACATGGTCGACACGCCCCTCTGCCCGTTGAAGGTGGTCACCAACCTGCAGGAAGCTGTCTGGGATGCTGACATTGTGGTCAATGGGCTGCCGTCCACTGAGACGAGGGAGGTGTTCGAGGAGCTCAGCAAGTATTGGAAGGAGCGGATCAGCGTTCCGGTCATCATTTCCCTTGCAAAGGGGATAGAAGCCTCCTTGGACCCAATTCCTCGTATCATCACGCCTACACAAATGATCAGTTCCGCAG CTGGCGTTCCAACTGAGAATATACTCTATCTTGGAGGACCAAACATTGCCTCGGAAATTTATAACAAAGAATATGCAAATGCTCGAATCTGCGGATCCACCAAGTGGAGGAAAACTCTCGCCAAGTTTTTGAGGCAACCACATTTCATTGTTTGGGATAACAGTGACATTGTCACTCATGAGGTTATGGGCGGACTGAAGAACGTATATGCTATTGGTGCTG GAATGGTGGCAGCTTTAACAAACGAGAGTGCAACAAGCAAATCAGTGTATTTTGCTCACTGCACGTCAGAAATGATATTCATTACCCATCTACTGACAGAACAGCCAGAGAAACTTGCCGGCCCTCTGCTGGCTGACACTTACGTAACTCTCCTGAAAGGGCGCAATGCATGGTACGGGCAAATGCTAGCGAAGGGAGAACTCAGGCTCGATATGGGTGACAGTATCAAGGGAAAGGGGATGATTCAG GGTATTTCTGCTGTTGGTGCGTTTTTTGAGCTGCTCAGTCAACCCAGCTTAAGTGTGCTACACCCAGAGGAAAACAAGCAAGTTGCTCCTGCTGAACTGTGCCCGATTCTGAAGAGGCTTTATAGAATTCTGATAAAAAG GGAGCTCCCAGTGGGAGACATCCTCCAAGCCCTGAGGGACGAAACCATGAACGACCCTCGTGAGAGGATCGAGATGGCGCAGAGCCACACATTCTACCGCCCGTCTCTCCTTGGGAAGCCGTGA
- the LOC123076561 gene encoding zinc finger protein ZAT9-like — MAGSAGDRLGQSGRRRREIKEGEVVASGYYTGSDTDTDDEDARYYLHPLPLHDHRDRQRMVTVARPGPAPVPVVEDVVGGSGSAGSRSRTRRSRSTTRRSSPSSSLGSDGTISDDGHASGDTAAVTALFPACPVCHRQFHSSKAVHGHMRVHAQAQPKEEERVSATVNAVDDTVSVSIAYVAAEPKTSDDPMTVELASSSSEPSQSAADLSMAIVVVEAAPPAAEPKKVDIAPTPPAPEQKEVPVPAPVAPAPEPAAVYLHPSAPAHQHVAVAPPQVFHGPLRIIQHQDPGAPRGFSCKECNRWFETHQGLGGHAAGHKNRRIAAAAAAAIAAGVDPIAAGGPRPEKLHTCKVCGEVYTSGVRLGGHMRKHYTGKPIVPRKRTRLLLPPDVVGLAIPGPAVVALVAEAAAQPPQAPVVPAGCLRLFGVTIMQQAKEEEKPQSPVDDKQ; from the coding sequence ATGGCCGGCTCCGCTGGTGATCGCTTAGGCCAGTCGGGGCGCCGGCGCCGCGAGATCAAGGAGGGCGAGGTCGTCGCCTCCGGCTACTACACCGGctccgacaccgacaccgacgacGAGGACGCGCGCTACTACCTCCACCCACTGCCCCTCCACGACCACCGCGACCGCCAGCGGATGGTCACGGTCGCACGGCCCGGCCCTGCCCCTGTCCCTGTCGTGGAGGACGTggtcggcggcagcggcagcgccgggtcaagatcaagaacaagaagATCAAGATCGACTACCCGGcgctcgtcgccgtcgtcctcgctCGGCTCCGACGGGACCATCAGCGACGACGGCCACGCCAGCGGCGACACTGCTGCCGTCACCGCGTTATTCCCGGCCTGTCCCGTCTGCCACAGGCAGTTCCACAGCTCCAAGGCCGTGCATGGGCACATGAGGGTCCACGCGCAGGCGCAGCCCAAGGAGGAGGAGAGGGTGTCTGCTACGGTCAACGCCGTGGACGACACCGTTTCCGTGTCCATCGCCTATGTCGCCGCGGAGCCCAAGACCTCAGACGACCCGATGACCGTGGAGCTGGCGAGCAGCAGCAGCGAGCCCAGTCAGAGTGCTGCTGATCTTTCCATGGCCATCGTGGTGGTAGAGGCAGCACCGCCCGCCGCTGAACCCAAGAAGGTCGACATCGCCCCGACGCCTCCTGCACCGGAGCAAAAGGAAGTCCCCGTGCCCGCTCCGGTCGCACCAGCTCCAGAGCCAGCCGCCGTCTATCTCCATCCATCCGCCCCCGCACACCAGCATGTCGCCGTCGCCCCACCGCAGGTCTTCCACGGGCCGCTGCGCATCATCCAGCACCAGGACCCGGGCGCCCCGCGTGGATTCTCGTGCAAGGAGTGCAACCGGTGGTTCGAGACGCACCAGGGGCTGGGTGGACACGCCGccggccacaagaaccggaggaTCGCGGCTGCGGCAGCGGCAGCCATAGCAGCGGGGGTCGACCCCATAGCAGCGGGTGGGCCAAGGCCGGAGAAGCTCCACACCTGCAAGGTCTGCGGCGAAGTGTACACCAGCGGCGTCCGGCTAGGGGGCCACATGAGGAAGCACTACACGGGCAAGCCCATCGTGCCGAGGAAGCGGACGCGCCTCCTCCTTCCCCCGGATGTCGTCGGGCTCGCGATCCCCGGGCCGGCGGTTGTGGCGCTGGTGGCCGAGGCAGCGGCGCAGCCCCCGCAGGCTCCGGTGGTGCCGGCGGGCTGCCTGAGGCTCTTCGGCGTGACCATCATGcagcaggcgaaggaggaggagaagccCCAGTCCCCTGTTGACGACAAGCAGTGA